In the Saccharococcus thermophilus genome, CCGGGACGCTTTCCGTCTCGCCTGTTCCCACGCGTCTTGGTCGAATTCGACGTCAAGGTGCAAGAAATACAGCGTCTCCACCTCGGGTTCCGCCCCTTTTTTCGGCCGTCCGCGCCGTTTTTTCAGGCGTACGATCTCTTCGACCGCGGCCTCAACCCGATGAAACCGGGGGCGAAGGGACGCCTTGAGGGACGCCAAGGCTTGTTCGGCATCTTCCCGGCAGGAGAAGGGGTGACGCTCCCAACGGGCTTGTTCCTCGCGAAGAAGCTCCGCTTCTTTGGTTCGTTCTTTTTCAAGCGTCTTTCCTTTTCGCTGGTCGAGCGCGCTCGATTCAACAACGATCAGCCGAACGGGGTGGCCTTCATACGTCGAGGCCGTTTCCCATACCCGGTACGTGGCGCCGTTTCTCTCCGCCAACGTAAAGGGATCGCTCCACGTCGTGTCCTCAGCATCCGCTTCGGCCAGCGCGGTTTTCACGATCCGGAGCGACGAAGGGCCTCTGGTGATCAAAAAGGCGTTGGCCGCTTTGGTTTGCGCCAGGGTCTCTTTCGTCATCGCGGCGGAATCGGCCACGTAAATCCATTCGTCTTCGATTTTGGCCTGCTTCAGCTGTTCATGGACACGAGACAGCACCTCGGGATTCCATGTTTTATCGGGCAGGTTGCCATCGTGCACATCGCCGTAAAACGGGATGCCGTCCTCGTTGCCGACCAGTCCGAAACCGATCTGTTTTTGCCAACGATGATGGCGGTTGTAGCCATGTGTGATTTGTAAGGCCTCTAACGAGGCCGATTCATACGCGCCGTAAACGGTCTTGTCCGTCGTATCGGCGTGGAAGGCTCGGAGGGAAAGGCCTTCTTTTCGATAAATATGAATCAA is a window encoding:
- a CDS encoding IS1634 family transposase, translated to MNVQVKKVYRNSYLNIISALFKKLGLPQLIDHLVPVDPQCQTRVSDAVQAILYNVFDGRQALVHLEHWAQEVDCEKLIRPDLHPSWLNDDALARHLDRLYEAGIHNVISTCLIHIYRKEGLSLRAFHADTTDKTVYGAYESASLEALQITHGYNRHHRWQKQIGFGLVGNEDGIPFYGDVHDGNLPDKTWNPEVLSRVHEQLKQAKIEDEWIYVADSAAMTKETLAQTKAANAFLITRGPSSLRIVKTALAEADAEDTTWSDPFTLAERNGATYRVWETASTYEGHPVRLIVVESSALDQRKGKTLEKERTKEAELLREEQARWERHPFSCREDAEQALASLKASLRPRFHRVEAAVEEIVRLKKRRGRPKKGAEPEVETLYFLHLDVEFDQDAWEQARRKASRFVLVTTVPKEWKGQPMDAQEILKLYKGQISVEMNFAFLKDPFFTDEIYVKKPERVAVLGYLFLLALAIYRVFQRRVRQFITPEHPLKGPGGRKLTRPTGQAIFQLFQYVNVVLFKLPDGRIQRSLDRSLTPDQRRILQGLGMDESIYV